The Juglans microcarpa x Juglans regia isolate MS1-56 chromosome 8S, Jm3101_v1.0, whole genome shotgun sequence genome has a window encoding:
- the LOC121243913 gene encoding protein ASPARTIC PROTEASE IN GUARD CELL 2-like, giving the protein MDQSSPALLLVVVVVLLFLHLHLPTGIASTAFTSTPASSANHGNTIPDDHHSDNSQHLNVKEIMADTKVISQPQELLETHHETSDGKWKLKLLHRDKITAASLHHNFHDRFRELMKRDVSRFTSLIRRLTINGTSSTSDDPYHHEVLEENFGSDVVSGMDQGSGEYFVRIGVGSPPTSQYMVIDSGSDIAWVQCQPCNQCYRQSDPVFDPADSASFAGVSCSSAVCDRLEKAGCHGGRCRYEVSYGDGSYTKGTLALETLTFGRTVIRNVAIGCGHTNQGMFVGAAGLLGLGGGSMSFVGQLGGEAGGAFSYCLVSRGTETSGSLEFGRGAMPMGAAWVPLIRNPRAPSFYYVGLSGLGVGGMRVPIPEEMFRLTELGYGGVVMDTGTAVTRLPTMAYEAFREAYIDQTRNLPRATGVPIFDTCYDLSGFVSVRVPTVSFYFSGGPILTLPAKNILIPVNEGGTFCFAFAPSSSGLSIIGNIQQEGIQITFDGANGFVGFGPDVC; this is encoded by the coding sequence atggaTCAATCCTCACCAGCACTTCTActcgtggtggtggtggtaCTGTTGTttctccacctccacctcccaACTGGCATCGCCTCCACCGCTTTCACTTCCACCCCCGcctcttcagcaaaccatggaaACACAATACCTGATGATCATCACTCTGATAATTCCCAACACTTGAACGTAAAAGAAATCATGGCCGACACCAAAGTTATTTCACAACCCCAAGAACTTCTGGAAACCCATCATGAGACTAGCGACGGAAAATGGAAGCTGAAACTACTTCATAGAGACAAAATAACAGCAGCATCCCTCCACCACAACTTCCACGATCGTTTTCGTGAGCTCATGAAACGGGACGTCAGTAGGTTCACTAGCCTTATCCGCCGGCTGACTATTAACGGCACTAGTAGTACTAGTGATGACCCTTATCATCATGAGGTACTGGAAGAGAATTTCGGGTCCGATGTGGTTTCCGGGATGGACCAGGGAAGTGGGGAATATTTCGTTCGGATAGGAGTTGGTAGCCCTCCAACAAGTCAGTACATGGTCATCGATTCTGGCAGTGATATTGCATGGGTTCAATGTCAGCCTTGCAACCAGTGTTACCGCCAGTCTGACCCGGTATTCGACCCAGCAGATTCAGCTTCCTTTGCCGGAGTGTCCTGCAGCTCCGCTGTTTGTGACCGTCTTGAGAAAGCTGGTTGCCATGGGGGTCGGTGTCGATACGAGGTGTCCTACGGTGACGGTTCCTACACCAAAGGAACGCTAGCACTTGAAACGCTGACGTTCGGAAGGACAGTGATTCGGAATGTGGCGATCGGATGCGGGCACACAAATCAGGGAATGTTCGTAGGAGCGGCGGGGTTACTGGGACTTGGAGGTGGGTCTATGTCGTTTGTGGGTCAGCTTGGTGGTGAGGCAGGAGGTGCCTTTAGTTATTGTTTGGTGAGTCGGGGAACGGAAACATCGGGGTCGTTAGAGTTCGGGAGAGGAGCGATGCCCATGGGTGCAGCATGGGTGCCTTTGATCAGGAACCCAAGAGCCCCCAGTTTCTACTACGTAGGACTATCGGGTCTTGGAGTGGGAGGCATGCGGGTACCCATACCAGAAGAAATGTTCCGGTTAACAGAATTGGGTTATGGAGGGGTTGTAATGGATACGGGAACTGCAGTGACAAGGCTGCCAACAATGGCATACGAGGCGTTTCGTGAAGCCTATATTGATCAAACCCGAAACCTCCCTCGGGCAACTGGAGTGCCCATATTTGACACATGCTATGACCTATCTGGGTTTGTGTCAGTCCGGGTACCAACAGTATCATTTTATTTCTCGGGTGGGCCAATCCTGACCCTTCCAGCAAAGAACATTCTAATACCAGTGAATGAGGGGGGAactttttgttttgcatttgctCCATCTTCATCTGGACTTTCTATTATTGGGAACATCCAGCAAGAGGGCATCCAAATAACCTTTGATGGGGCAAATGGATTTGTGGGATTCGGTCCAGATGTTTGCTGA